One Dioscorea cayenensis subsp. rotundata cultivar TDr96_F1 chromosome 19, TDr96_F1_v2_PseudoChromosome.rev07_lg8_w22 25.fasta, whole genome shotgun sequence genomic window, AGGTGGATATGGTCGTGGTGTTTCTGCAGCGCGTGCCTCCACTACTTCTCCTTGAAAGAGatcttgcatgcatgcatgcgttAAGCTtatctttgaataataaataaataaatagctatataatattaatgttaattGTGTTGCAACTTGCTCGTGTTGTACTTTGATTTGCTTCTATTTGCAATAAGTTGGCATTcctggatgatgatgatgatgatgccatGGGTTGCTATGTATATGTAATTGCTATTGTTGTGGTGATGTAGTCTTGCATGTTAAATGCTTTGAATGTGATCGATTTGTTTACTTAACTCTTTCTTTATATTAGATATTTTCTCCAGTTTCACATTGAGTTTTAAAAGTTTGTGAGGGTTTTCaaagtaatattattatatataaaaaataatataataaaatatctctatAATGAAAACTGTTGTATATTTTAgatttcaaaagtcttatgAACATTTAatgtacaaataaataaatacaattaaagtttttaaattattaaaattataactaaaataaataaaatttaaatgtaataaaaaaaaaatttaatttgctcTTTAAAATACTGTAGGGGCATATTATACTTTGTGtactttggatttcaaaggtgttatgaaaatttaatacacaaataaataaatacaattaaaaatttttaattattaatatcataactaatataaataaagatttaaatataaaaaaaaattaatgtcaaaattatacatctattttaataatatatataataaattagtatgtatagattataTATTCTGATTAATTACTTACTTTTTCCTTGATCAGGAAAGGAATTTAATTAACTGACCATGCTAAATTAAGAAGACCAATTAACTTTAAGAACCCACAATATTCCTCTCAAGAACCAGTGGAAAATACAATGCACATGCATGGTTAATTTACGTAGTCGAGCGTACGTCAAGGAATCCATGATACAGACGAAAACAAGAGGGCTAATTATGCATTGAAATGTAAATATATGACACAGACTATTTAGAAGTTTGAAAACTAGTTTGAGAAAGATATTTCGTCCATTCTGATTGATCTTCAAATAATGTTGCAACTTAAGAAGCACGTACGTGAACTTATTATGGTAGTGGACGTGGCATGTACGTTTAATGATTTCCATTAACAATCTTCTCCTGGAGCTAGCAGTTGAATTAAAGGATTAACAACAGTATTCCCTCCATCAATAACCAGGTTATGCCCACTCATGAACTTAGCAGACTCATCCGATGCCAAAAAGAGGACTGCCTCTGCAACATGACCAACCTTCAGCACAACACCCTTCAGGTTAGCCATACCCGCACACTGAGCTTCAACCTCATCCTGGCTCGACCCAGAGAACCCACACGCCAACGGAGTGCCCACACCCGAAGGCGACACGCAATTCACCCGAATCCCGAACCGGCCAAGCTCGCCGGCGGCCGCACGCACCAACCCGAGCACCGCGTGCTTTGACCCAGTGTATGACACTGTGCCGTTGCCCGCTTGGCACGATGCAACACTGGCAGTGCATATGATGGAACCCCTCGTGCCGCTCTGTGTCATGGCACGCGCCGCATGCTTGATGACCGTGATCGTGCCACGAGCGTTCACAGCCATGACACGGTCGTAGTTGGCTATGTCCACGCTCACTATGCTCGTCACTGGGTCTGTCATACCAGCGTTGCTGAACATGATGTCAAGACGACCGTGAGTTTTTATGGTGTATTGCACTGTGTCCTCTACTTGTTTCTCGTCCGTTACATCACAGTGTTTGTATGTGCATTTTGTTAAGCCTATGGAGTTGGCAACACTTTGGCCTAGTTCGTCTTGGATGTCGGCAATGATTACATAGGCTCCGTTGAGGACGAAGAGCCTCGCTGTTGCCTCGCCGATTCCGCTTGCAGCTCCGGTGATGATAGCCACTTTGCCTTGTAACCTGAAATTGAAAGTTTTACTCATAAATTAGTACGTACTTCAAAAGAAATGACAAGGAAAAACTTTGTGATTACTATGGTGACCTTGGCTGAGACATGTTAAGATGATTGAGCTTCTTTTCCTTGAAGTATTGTGCTCAAAATAACTCGTAGGAATCAATTATATAAGCGTGGGGTAGGACAGACTAATAGATACATATTGCCTGTTCTTAATGTCAAGTAGGTAAAAATTTGACAGCAGCtaacaaacataaaaagaagatgttgtttgttgtcttgccaaatcaaataattaataccagtttgtgtgtttgtgtgtgccGCATGTTAGATTCTGCCTATTTCTTGGTGTTTTATGAGTCACCTGatcataatttattacaaaagtGATTAGCTACATTAATGTTGCCACTGTACGTGTGAGTTAATTTCACTTTACTACTCCCTCTGTGGTTTTTAGTTATCatatttaactaatttatatcgattaaaaaaattaattatttatattttataaaaaaaaaatattattttttaaaattatttttatttaaaatttcactagtagagaatataatttaatatatagttgactttaatttattaaaaattatataaatatattaaataaaaaaaataaatttaaaaaaaaattatttaatgttacataaaatttctaatatgacaagtaaaataatctgaaaaaaaacaaaaaaaatataaaaaaaactgtgatttaataatttatttatttttataaaaaataattgcatTTGCGTGTATTGGTATGCATCTTGACATCTCTCTCTTGGCACTGGTTGGGAAATCATTGTCCTACTATTTCGCCATTTGTTTATAAATGAGTTAATTCCTTGCTGATGGGATGATCATGGGATTGgaaatttgtaaattatttattttttaaaaaaatatgttaagtATTATGTATGGGGTGGAACAtggctttttaattaaatttattatgttttattaaaataaataaaatataatttattaaaaaaaatcaatgatacaAACATATAACATAACGTAAAACCATAAATAAATCCACTAGCAGTGAAAAAGATTGTAGcgaagacaaaagaaaaattacgtaaatttgaaaaaaaaaaactttttttttttaaaaaaaaatctcgcGCTAACTGATCAATCAACGTCATTATCATTGGGTTGAGCAATAGGTGAGGAGGTTTGatcacaaatcacaacaatagttGCCCCTCACTTACCAAATTAATACATCCGTGGATAAtaaacattatatttatatttaatatggCCGGCTGGCTCACCGAATTCATACAtccaattttagaaaatttgaatagtaaacattatatttatatttaatatggCTAAAACTTGAAGATTCAAAATCTTAAAGTGGTGGGAGACACTAACATgttagaaaataatagaaataaagataGCCTGAGATGAGTGATAACACTGTCCTCAAGAGTTTATTTGATAACACTGTCCTCAAGAGTTTATTCACCTAAGAGTCTAAGACACAAATACTCTTCAGGATATAACAAGCTCTTCCAATCAATTAGTTAGGATTCAGCATagtgaagaataaaaataaccaaagaaaaatcaaacaaaagtaaaaaaagataaattatatctaAATCTAGGTTTTCatctatatataaaagaaaatactccCAAATAATGTTATTAAGagtatattgataataaaaaaattttaaaatatctaaaatataccATATAACATAAGTTCCTTGTGCAGTGTGTAAAATGGTGCGTGCCTCATTGGAATTGATTCTTAAAATCTCTCAAAACAGAGATTATGTTAATAGTTTGACTTTTTCCTCGGTCTCTGAAGATTGTATATATGTTGAATAATTAATATGTTTgaatttaaaagaattaaaaaaatatattcattaattaaatgatgatccaattcttaaaaaaaaaaaatcaaagatgaaagacGCCAGCATGGCAAAACAATAATGCAAACAAGTAAACACCAAACATAAAACCTTCATTAcccattaaacaattaatttttaaaaaaaaaaaagagtctcAAAGCATCACTCATTTGCCCGAACATTGTGACGCGTGACCACAGTGACTCCTCCATCGATAACCAAATCATGACCACTAATGTACTCCGACGCATCCGAGGCCAAGAAGAGCGCAGCCTGCGCAACATTCCCAGCCCTCAAAACCACACCTTTAAGAACACCCATCTCACAGCAAACATCTTCAACCTGCTCAGGCGTCATCCCAGTGACCAAACACGACAACGGAGTCGCCACGCCGAAGGGCGAGATGCAGTTGATGCGAATCCCGTGCGCCCCGAGCTCTGACACAGCCGCGCGCATAAGCCCGATCACAGCGTGTTTTGACACAGTGTACGCTGCTGGACCGAGACTGCCTTGTCTTGCCGCGACGCTTGCTGTGCAGATGATGGACCCGCGAGTGCCGCTCGCTCGCATGGCACGCGCCGCGTGCTTTATCGCGGCTGCGGTGCCACGGACGTGCACGGCCAGCGTCTTGTCCAGTTGGGTCAGGTCCATGTCCATAACACCTTCAATTGGTCCGAGTACGCCTGCGTTGCTATGCATGATGTCTAAACGCCCGTACTTCACCACTGTGTAATCTACTGTTTCCTCCATCTAacattatttgtatatatatatatatatatatatatatattagagacAAACACCTTGAACGTTGACTACCTGATTATGATCCCGAATGCATGTTTTTCTAAGGATTGTGGTGGAAAAAACAATTATGGATAATTCTAATCTTCCATCtatgagaaaaatgaaacattatGATATCATTGTACCAACTACTCTATGACGGTAATGGTGATCATCACAAATTTCAACAATATTTGACAAATATtgatttaagaaaaacaaataataataaataaaaatagtactGTGGTGAACGGCATGACACATTAGACATGAGCTTTGTATTTTCCTGGCCTTTTTTATATCACTGTttgtacttaattttttttttaataataaaactataaaagtatgatttattaattttatttaagacgtataaaagcacaacaaaattttggatttgtattaATGATAGAagagaaataaaatcaatgacaCTATTAATACCAACTCAtataacacattaaaaaaaaaatgattctgATAACTTGGtgatacaaattaatttaaagaaaaaatttatgatcATATCCATCCATATAGAGAATAAAACTCAAACcacatatataatatcataaaaatatgtaaaatagcATCAAgtaaatccaataaaaatataaccatgttatatatatgtatatatataatatgacaATCACcccattaatatatataagtgcataaatcatgtaaaaatatgaagttaattttttaatatatttacattTTAATTGTGGATAATCTAAGGTTTAAATTCAACTCTGAGACCCGCGCGCTATTAATGCTAGCTAGCTTTTACAATGtatagtaaaattaaaaaattctaataacttgatgatagaaattaaaaactatatatataaatataaaattatgatccacctaaaaaaaaaaaattctaatttatctAACCATATACATAATTTTGGATCAAATTAAGCACAAAGGGTGGCGACGGCACCTGCTTTTCATCAGTGACATCACAGTGCTTGAAGCTGGCCTTTTGAAGGCCGATGGAAGCAGCGACTGCCTCACCGAGCTGGTCCTGCACGTCGGCAATGACAACGGTCGCGCCGTGAGCGGCAAAGAGCCTGGCCGTGGCTTCTCCTATCCCACTCGCTGCTCCAGTGATGATCGCCACCTTGCCCTCCAACCTTCAGTACGTATAAATCAagcagaatatatatatatatatatatatatatatatatatatatggttactcaccatggaaaaaataaataaattgtagcTAGATATATC contains:
- the LOC120250529 gene encoding short-chain dehydrogenase reductase 3b-like; this translates as MSQPRLQGKVAIITGAASGIGEATARLFVLNGAYVIIADIQDELGQSVANSIGLTKCTYKHCDVTDEKQVEDTVQYTIKTHGRLDIMFSNAGMTDPVTSIVSVDIANYDRVMAVNARGTITVIKHAARAMTQSGTRGSIICTASVASCQAGNGTVSYTGSKHAVLGLVRAAAGELGRFGIRVNCVSPSGVGTPLACGFSGSSQDEVEAQCAGMANLKGVVLKVGHVAEAVLFLASDESAKFMSGHNLVIDGGNTVVNPLIQLLAPGEDC
- the LOC120250221 gene encoding short-chain dehydrogenase reductase 3b-like; amino-acid sequence: MASSDYGMLRLEGKVAIITGAASGIGEATARLFAAHGATVVIADVQDQLGEAVAASIGLQKASFKHCDVTDEKQMEETVDYTVVKYGRLDIMHSNAGVLGPIEGVMDMDLTQLDKTLAVHVRGTAAAIKHAARAMRASGTRGSIICTASVAARQGSLGPAAYTVSKHAVIGLMRAAVSELGAHGIRINCISPFGVATPLSCLVTGMTPEQVEDVCCEMGVLKGVVLRAGNVAQAALFLASDASEYISGHDLVIDGGVTVVTRHNVRANE